TTGGCCTCCGTTCCCTCAAGAAGAAGATTTGGAGCATACGCGCATTTATATAAGGGCTTGCTTAAACGAGAATCTGCGAATTGTGGCAGGCACCGTTTCGCCCAGAAAATCTAATGACCCAGGGGTCGAATCACAGACCTATCCCCTCAAACCTGAAGACGAGCACACTAAAGTAGTGGACATCCTCTCCTCGTACAGACCGATGATAGAAAAATCCGATCAAGTTGAAGGGATTGGAATTCACGAGCGAAAGATCATGAAAGACCCTGTCACATTCGATCTTCGACGCGCAATTGTTCCCAACATCATTCCTCAGGAAACAAATTTTGGCGCGGCCGAGGAAAAGCTTTATCGCGATAAAATTGCTAGCGGAATAGAAAACGTCCCATGGGGCTTGCAGAACTCAACCACTTCGCAGCGCTATATTCGTCAATCGGCTCTGCATAGCTTAAGTCATTGGACTACCGCGTTGGAATTCATGTCGCAAACACGAGTGACTCGATATGGAAGACTTTATCTAGCCGATCCTGATTCATCGATTATCGATGATTTTAATCAGCACATCATTCGCGACAAGCACCCCAACTTCATTCATAATATGCTTGCTCGCTTGACGCGCTCGCTTCGCTCACGCCTCATCCTAACAACGAACTTTGATAATCTTCTAGAGAAAGCTTTTCGCGCTCAAGGTGAACCTCTGCGAACGATTGCAGTTAGCCATAAGGGTGGCATGCCACCTTATTCCTCTGTCCGCAGTCAGGATTGCTTGGTCAAGCTACACGGCGACATCATGGAAACACGCGCTGATAGTTCTATTCATAAACCAGCCAGCACATCAGATAAGAAACATTTTTATCAGTATTTGTTTGGGCCAAACCTGCCTACTGCTAAACAACTCGAGAGTTTTACCCGCAATCACCTTCTTGTTCTCGGCTACTCCGCAAGAGACAACCGTTGTGTAGACATGATTAAACATGCTCTAGATTCATCGCAGGAATTACGGGTATTTTGGGTCTGTCACACAGAATCAGATAAAGCTCATGTCGAAAGCATTTTTGACGAATACATCGACAAAAAGACCCCTGACAGTAAACTGCAAATCCAGATATTGGTTACGAACCGAACTGACTTGCTTCTCTGGGAGCTATACCAATTGCTCAATCTATCTCTTCCTGGAGGGGGATACAGCTTTCGCTTTTCACACAACGTTCCGCCAGTGCACTACACCGACTTCAATGGTGATTCAATGATGCGTGAGAACGACTCACTAATGAGTAACCTAAAGGATCTCTCAACGAAGATTTCAGATAAAATTAAACAAAACTCTTTTCATAAGTTCGACAGAGACACCGGCACTTCAGAAACATTTAAGTATCACTATTATCAAGTTGCCGGCAGAAAAAACACCATCTGGCTCGAGTTGGAAGACTACACTGACCCAACAATTCTCGTGTGGGATATTCTCATGACAATGTCTATCCGCAAAGGCGCCTTTAGAGGAGAAGCAATCAACGTACTCCCGGAGTCATATTTAACACTACATTCTCGCTATAATGGATGGTTCAAACATAAGGCAAACGAGAAAGATTTCTTGAATGACCTAATGACAAAATCCAGAATTACTATGGAGAAATTTGGCGCTACCCCCAAAGACTGGTGTGTATTTCTCTACGGCAGAAATGGTCTTGGCGGTTGCTCAAATCTGGAGACAACGGAAATCAGTGAGGTAATCGACCGCTGGGATCCATCTAGATATGAGCGCGAAAAAAATCTAGCAAATTACACAAAAGCAAGACCCATAGTGTCATCTCGAAAATACCTTACTGGAACAACACCGATTGGGATAAATACGAGAAAATTGAATTTCTCGAGAAAGCGATCCGAGAATTATCAAAGATTGGAATAGAAATTATTTATCTACCATTCGGAAAACGAAGACTGAAGCGAGATCTAGAAAAATTTAATTGGCTAGTACATATATGCACCAAGAAAGATCCTGAAAAATCCAAACGCTCATCGACCGACGGCGAAGAAAACGATGTAGACTATGACTTGGATATCGAAAAGGGCTTCGATGAAGTTAATAAACAAAAGGCAGGCTTCAACAATCATCGAAAATACGAGAAAATCATCTTATACCTTAAAAATGAGTTTTTGGTGCCAGTCAAACAGGCTGAGCGCTCGAAGATCATTGTCGCACAGAAAAAGCTCTGGCTCTATGGACTCACACTATTCTGCCAGTCACGGCACGCAGCCTCGATTGGGACAAGTTCCCCCAAGCTTATCTTTTTCAATTAAAGCAGTCTTCCAACCTGACTTTGCTGCCGCGGTAGCCAAGCCACTAGCTCTTCCCCCACCGATAACAATTAGGTCAAAGTTTTCTGTCATAACCCCTTTTATATTTTAGCGTCTACTCGGATATCGTAGCAATTACATGCCCTACTCATCCATCTCTGTTCAGTCAGCAAAAGCTCTTCGCGCTAGAAAATCTCGGATCTTGTCAATGATCTGCACGGCATCTTCCTCTAGAGCAAAATGTCCGGTATCGAACATATAGAAATCAATCTCTTTGAGATCCTTTCGGTATGCTTCGGCACCTGCAGGAACGAATATCGGGTCATTGCTCCCCCAAGCAACCAAAGTAGGTGGCTGGCGCTCACGAAGATAAGCCTGCCACTCCGGGTATGATTTAACATTATTCTGGTAGTCGTAAAAAAGGTCTAACTGTACTTTTTCTTGGCCTGGACGATCAATCCGGGCGAAATCCAACACCCAGTTGTCAGGATTGATCCCCTCCGGTTTTCTTGTGCCTTCAACATACATCCACTTGATGCCTTCCAGGCTCATCAATTGTGTGGCAATAGCAGCTTCCTTTTCAGCAGTGCGCTCATTCCAGAAGTCTCTTACCGGCGCTGAAGTCTCTGGGTGGAAGCCCTCTTCATACGCGTTGCCGTTCATCACAATCAGACCTTTGACCCGATCCGGATACTTCGTTGCCAAACGATAGCCAACCGGTGCTCCGTAGTCCTGCATCCCTAACACAAATTCAGTGATACCTTTCTGATCGAGGAATTTGTCAATCGTTCTCGCCAGGTTATCGAATGTATATTCGTAATCCTTAGGATCTGGAAAGCCGCTATTGCCAAAACCTGGATAGTCCGGGGCAATTAGAAACCAGTCCGCGCCCAGTGCTACGAGAACATCCCGATACATGTGCGATGAAGCTGGATAGCCATGCAGTAATACCACTGCCCGTTTCTGGGGAATTCCAGACTCTCGATAGAAGATGTTGATACCATCGACTACTTCGGTCCCATATCGCACTTCTACTAAAGTTTTCGCTGATTCAGTTGTCATATTTCTGCTATTGTTAAAACTACTCTCAAGTTTTGACCATTCATTCCAAACTAGGGCGAAGTTAGGTTTGTTGAAAACCGCTGTCAATGATCCAAAATCACTAAAGTCCTCGGCCTAGTGAAATACTTGACTATTTTGGCTAGCCTTCTCCGTCGAAATAATGCGCCAAAAATTAAAATATCTAATGTGTGCCATTAGAAAAACAGAACTTCGCTCATGCACGGGAAAGATTTGGCACGGAATCGGGCGCAAACTCCCAGAAGGATCTGCATGCT
The Rubellicoccus peritrichatus DNA segment above includes these coding regions:
- a CDS encoding SIR2 family protein, yielding MNTPISTNPKKINRFDEEIKSEVDKGLGLIPFVGSGISANSGILMSKEFDNYLAYCIWKVLGSPKILKEKSDSEHNTATTGNAGIEQKETTPSAPERYPDEHFESGTNKPWNIKKMGWPPFPQEEDLEHTRIYIRACLNENLRIVAGTVSPRKSNDPGVESQTYPLKPEDEHTKVVDILSSYRPMIEKSDQVEGIGIHERKIMKDPVTFDLRRAIVPNIIPQETNFGAAEEKLYRDKIASGIENVPWGLQNSTTSQRYIRQSALHSLSHWTTALEFMSQTRVTRYGRLYLADPDSSIIDDFNQHIIRDKHPNFIHNMLARLTRSLRSRLILTTNFDNLLEKAFRAQGEPLRTIAVSHKGGMPPYSSVRSQDCLVKLHGDIMETRADSSIHKPASTSDKKHFYQYLFGPNLPTAKQLESFTRNHLLVLGYSARDNRCVDMIKHALDSSQELRVFWVCHTESDKAHVESIFDEYIDKKTPDSKLQIQILVTNRTDLLLWELYQLLNLSLPGGGYSFRFSHNVPPVHYTDFNGDSMMRENDSLMSNLKDLSTKISDKIKQNSFHKFDRDTGTSETFKYHYYQVAGRKNTIWLELEDYTDPTILVWDILMTMSIRKGAFRGEAINVLPESYLTLHSRYNGWFKHKANEKDFLNDLMTKSRITMEKFGATPKDWCVFLYGRNGLGGCSNLETTEISEVIDRWDPSRYEREKNLANYTKARPIVSSRKYLTGTTPIGINTRKLNFSRKRSENYQRLE
- a CDS encoding alpha/beta hydrolase, giving the protein MTTESAKTLVEVRYGTEVVDGINIFYRESGIPQKRAVVLLHGYPASSHMYRDVLVALGADWFLIAPDYPGFGNSGFPDPKDYEYTFDNLARTIDKFLDQKGITEFVLGMQDYGAPVGYRLATKYPDRVKGLIVMNGNAYEEGFHPETSAPVRDFWNERTAEKEAAIATQLMSLEGIKWMYVEGTRKPEGINPDNWVLDFARIDRPGQEKVQLDLFYDYQNNVKSYPEWQAYLRERQPPTLVAWGSNDPIFVPAGAEAYRKDLKEIDFYMFDTGHFALEEDAVQIIDKIRDFLARRAFAD